The window TCGGTCAGCAGTTACCGGTtatttcagttgtttcacccagtaatgtgtggcagtagtctgatcagacgtaaatccgatCCCCCGTtcggtccggtccccagtatcggttagctcagttcagttcagttcaggaccacttgcgtagaccataatctcaccagaaattAATAAAAGTTATTTCAATACAGGGCTCTAAGGAGCAACgtttcactatgatttttagttcagctatgcacgtattataattaatcttgaCACGAACTTTACNNNNNNNNNNNNNNNNNNNNNNNNNNNNNNNNNNNNNNNNNNNNNNNNNNNNNNNNNNNNNNNNNNNNNNNNNNNNNNNNNNNNNNNNNNNNNNNNNNNNTTTTCTTATGTAATTTTTCTATTTCGATTAATGAAATTTCAGTTTTCATTAATTGGGGTTTGAGTTCATAACAGATACCAAGTTAAAGCAATCCCATCCCTCCATGATATTAGAAAAGAATACTATACCCCCACCTTATTTTACACTTGGGAAGTAATTGTTTTTTCCTGATGTTGTTAGCCAATTAGGTAGATGACGCAGCAGTTAATGTAGTGGTTGCATGGTATAACATGAGAACATAATTACATGCAAGCTGCATTGTGCCTTGATGTACTGACATATTATTTCATAAAGGTCCTAAAACGATACTTGACTTCAAATTTGTGTGTCCAGAAGAGCTCTGTAAAGGCCTAAaatttcgtgtttgaaaatttgcggaaaaataaaaaattttctttttaaataattaaaatgtctcattcataaaataaactgatatataaagtttaatgttcaaagtggcagcggaagaaattattgttttcaaaataacaatttgaaataatccaacaacgataaaaatgtttgatcataaaaacgcaaaatgctgaaaatgaggtcctcgggttccactacagccgacccaagctagctcactggtccccaccctcggtctcgacctcatcagtacctacaacattcaagtctagtgagtctaaagactcagcatgcatatatcgtattacaagtaaataaataataaaatcgcatgcaaagtGAAAATAACATGTCGTGAAGCATAACgtaaaatatcgtgtcatgaataattataatacgtgcataactgaactgaaaatcataagtgatctgtttgctcgatagagccctgaaATAAGATAACATGTCATAattttgttgagattatgttctacgcaagtggcccatgaACTGAACCGAACTGAACtgaatcgcctgatcagactaaaccacagtatactaggcggtagagatcatcacaacccttggactggatatccaactgacgaccgggtgaagtaataatcccataataAGCTGCTATCCCATGAAGTACAGTGGCTACAAGCAATattgcataaatctcaaaaatgaatatttacattttatgcacgtaatataattaaataacattattaaatatcctgtataaattttaccaaatgggttggatcgttcccaggctcgctgcgacttaaatctaacatgaaaaatatgaaaatgatttatttgaccaTACTATGTAATTAAATCCGAAAACgcgacaattacgcccaacgacttcgtatttaatcatgactccgtaccaacccggaccaacaccgaaccatcatatagtcatgattaaaatacgcctaaaatgatgaaataatgctcctaaatttACAGTACTCGAAATTTAGTGAATGGAGGCTAAAcacgtgaaacgctctttcgagagtcattttggcacattgcaccgtaaattctcgtacgacctctaaaatgatccgaatcacgaacggcaaaaaacatgacctttctaactcgatgaggcactgtccagtccaaggccattggctaaaagccaaccaagaacccgGAACACGCCTCTGAACCGCGACGTcacttgctgtcaaaatacagcagcagcgcCTTTGATTACTtgcgtcgttttcgagactaccggccattggggcttgaaccaccgaccagagcctcttcccaacattCTAAGGAGTGGCtcggaccatggctaagggcaaaGGCTAGCCACAACCCCAGGAAAACCGTAGGACAACCCGAAACTTCCACCCGAGGAACCATGCTGCGTGCGTGGGGAGTATGACTGAACTTGCTGTCTTAtttcattccagtggccatgtgatcgaccatggcttgatctagacatgatgaggTCTTGTATGAATCATGGCTAAAGGCTAATAGCCAACCAAGATCTACCCAACCTCATAAAAACCGAAACCAACTCACACGAAGGAGAACAGAAAAATGAAACCGAGGGACACTTGTGTTGTTTCTGTCCAAACGACTTGGGACATGGCTCAAGCCACTTAGAGCCGACTTGACCACGTCCTATACTTGCTAGGGAAGGGTCCTAGCCATGGCTactggccctaggccagccatgaCTCGAACTCTACCCCAAACAAGCCAATGACAGTAAATGAAACCCAACTATGACACTTGTTTCTTGCTTGTTGTTTGGAGCATCTAActcacggttttggggcttGGACCCTTGATCAAACTTGACCCTAACACACCCTAGAACATGACCAtaagcagccttgggagcctggaatcgaaccacacccttaaatcatcaaaatcatgcaaCCCGTGAAGcataaaaatggagaaaaagcTGTGCAGAATTTTTGTAAGATGTTGCTGTCATATTTCGGTTTTGCTGTTAAAATCATGAACATGAGATGTTTAAAAATacttataggacttgattgaagagcaatgaataatataaacatgccttggatttgtttcaaacgaaaacaaatcaatacgacgacGCGGTGCAGGGGAGACGGAGTTTTTTCTTTCTCACTTAATTCTCTTGCTGTTTCACGATTTAGCTGCCGGTTTACACACGGTTCTTGCTGTTGTTTTGTTCTGAGATTTCGAATAAGAGGAGGGGAAAAGATACTCAGAAATGAATGGGGGACTACTAGGAAAAATAAAAGGGGTAATGCTATGTAATAAGATGGAAGGTGCAAGTCTTGGGATTGATTGGCAATTCAAATGCCCCTTCCTTCTTGCTGTACGTGAACTATGGGTGGATAGGCTAGGATGGTGGTTTGATTAGGAGCATAACGGTGCTTAAATTATCACTAATTGATGGGTTAAACGAGAGGAAATTATTTATTCCATGAAGGGCCAATCAAGGGTGACTAGGATGAAGTATTGCTAATCATAAATGTTGATTCATGGGGTGGCCGAACTTGCTGGGAAATTCCAAGGAAATTTGTTGATAAATTCATGGATTTtaaaggtttagggtttttaaCATCCAATATATATTTTAGTGACTTAATACATTAAATTAGGATAAAGTTTTCATGCAAGGCATAGTTGGTCTTAAAACGAATTACTAAAATGTTAGGttttaatttcttaaataaaataggtctagattaatttatctcaattggttacccattttaatttaggcttttaattaattattaaacatAAAAGAATTAGTTAATAACTtaaatctaattaattaaataaaatcctaaaaccttctttattaaaatttaggaatattttcctATTAATAATCTTATCTCCAATCTCCAAACTCCGATCCGGTCTCGCgtaattaactgaaaaggtaaCACTAAACTtctgtataaaataaataatcatgactcaataaatttaaaagaatgaatttaaaatcttcatgcattaaaaaaaaattcattttaatttaaataatagtaattatgcatgacttatacgtagtctgatttaacgggttctacaagCTCAGCATTGAATCTTTCTATTTGTTGCAGTGCCACCTTGGCTAGAACACGTTACTCATAGGATCTATGCAGAATCAAAGCTTTTTCCGTCAGCAATCAATCATGTGCTTATCAATGAATATCTTTCTGATCAAGGAATAATGGTTGGTCCTGGAATTGCAAGATTAATTATTCAACTATATTTTATTCAGTGTTTTGTTATAAAGTTTATAGTTCTGACTTCTGCAGTTGTATTTTTCTTCCCTATTTTGTTGTACCATCAGTTTTTCTTTTGTAGTTTTACAAGAGAGGAAAAAGTATAGAACTTCTtccttttttaatattttttttccagTCGATAACTTTAATTGCACTTGGTCACATTTTGATTTCGCCAAGCAGCCACACCAGGATGGACCTGCTTATGTACCTGTGGTGGCAATTTTGTCTCTTGGATCACCTGTTATTATGAACTTTACTCCCCATCAAAGTTTTAAAAATGCTGGAGGGATGACGGGCATCAATAATGATACAATTTCTGAATCAGCACCTTCGCATGTGAATGAATCATTGAGTGAACATCGTCCGTTTTCTGTAGCACTAATGTCGCGCAGCTTGCTGATATTTAAAGATGCGGCATACTCAGGTTGATACTCGTTTAAGATTTTTACATAGGTAAACTCGCTCTGTTGGGTTTGGTTGGCACTGATATTCTAGTCCCTTCCAGATTACTTGCATGGCATAGAAGATAGTGAACTGCAGCGATATGACGAGGTAAGATAATCAAATGAAGCACATCATCACATTTCTACATCTGTAACGTCTTTCATGTTTTCTAGGCTATCAATGTCAATAACGCTCTTCTAGGCGATGGACAAATTCCGGCCATCTCCGATTTGAAGATTGTAAGTAGCAGCAGCGAATATGGAGGAGGCACCATCATTCACAGGACTGGTACGAGAATTTCTCTGACGTGCCGAGTAGTGTTGAAAGTCCATAAAACTTTGGTAAAACTTAAGATATAGATCAACAGATAAATTATAATGGGCTTCTATGATCAACACTCGATTTATGGATGGAAATATTGATAGGAGTACCAAGGTTATTAAATGGTGTGATATTATAAGTGTGTTGTGTTTTTGGCTAAGAATGTGAAACTTTGGTTTGGATTAGGGGTGTCAATGAACCGAATAAAGCTATCAACAAATTTTAAGGCTTAGCtcgaaaaaaattcaaaaaagttTGAGTTCGGCTTGAACTTGATAATCTTGGGCACGAAAGAAATATTCTTTGACCTGGTTTTTGGCTCAAAAAGGTTGTGAATCAGATTCGTTTATATCAGGCTTGCGATTGGTTTATACCCTAATTTGGACAAGTAATATTTGAAACTTTCATATTTTCTAAATgcttataatttattattttatatttaatcaaaatttcACCATACCATGTTACCATAAATACTACTGATTATTAtaggattctattttttcttcCACGTAGGtattttagtttattttatcctaCTTATGTGGGCATGGTTCCTATGATAGGATGGATGGTCAAGATTTGACTATGCATATATAAgactcatttttttaaaaaaaaaattgtatatgtGGCAAGATTGTACCCGTTGAAATAAAGTGGGTAGGATCTCATCTACTAGGTATTATGATATAATTCTTATTATATATCAACTCAGCAACATATTGTTACGGATTGCCTCTTCATATTTTTTAAGCTTCAAATTTCTTGCTATTTCTCTACGTTCGGGGGGTGATCATGGATTCTAACCGAACTAAATCAAATTTATCGTTCCAATAAAGAGCAAGTCGAaccattaaaaattaataaccAAACTAAACCTAAATTCTCGACTGGGGttcaaaataattttgatgatcaattttaaactttgattttttttcatatgaaatattttgattatttttaaaattttaaactagctataataaataagaaaat is drawn from Primulina eburnea isolate SZY01 chromosome 10, ASM2296580v1, whole genome shotgun sequence and contains these coding sequences:
- the LOC140803190 gene encoding alkylated DNA repair protein ALKBH6 homolog, which gives rise to MPHQDGPAYVPVVAILSLGSPVIMNFTPHQSFKNAGGMTGINNDTISESAPSHVNESLSEHRPFSVALMSRSLLIFKDAAYSDYLHGIEDSELQRYDEAINVNNALLGDGQIPAISDLKIVSSSSEYGGGTIIHRTGTRISLTCRVVLKVHKTLVKLKI